The Clostridiaceae bacterium HFYG-1003 genome includes a window with the following:
- the udk gene encoding uridine kinase, which produces MKKPVLIGITGGTGSGKSTVANAIYNSFGEKSICMISQDSYYKDQSHLSFEDRVKTNYDHPMAFDTDLLIDHLQRLLAGQPIEMPTYDFTIHNRTKEVKIVEPRDIIIVEGILVLDDKRLRDLLDIKIYVDTDADIRILRRLVRDIEERGRSVSSVVDQYLSVVRPMHMQFTEPSKRYADLIIPEGGHNKVAIDVMVRSVKALIED; this is translated from the coding sequence ATGAAGAAACCAGTCTTAATCGGAATAACCGGCGGCACCGGATCAGGGAAAAGCACGGTAGCCAACGCCATCTATAACAGCTTCGGTGAAAAATCAATCTGCATGATCTCACAGGATTCCTACTATAAAGATCAGAGCCACCTGTCCTTCGAGGATCGGGTGAAAACCAACTATGACCACCCGATGGCCTTCGATACGGATCTGCTCATCGATCATCTGCAGCGTCTGCTGGCCGGCCAGCCCATCGAAATGCCCACCTATGACTTCACCATCCATAACCGGACCAAAGAGGTCAAAATCGTTGAACCCAGGGACATCATCATTGTGGAAGGCATCCTGGTTCTGGATGACAAGCGCCTGCGCGATCTGCTGGATATCAAGATCTATGTCGACACCGATGCCGATATCCGGATTCTGCGTCGTCTGGTGCGGGACATCGAGGAACGCGGCCGTTCCGTGTCCTCTGTCGTAGACCAGTACCTGTCGGTGGTTCGCCCCATGCACATGCAGTTCACCGAACCGTCCAAGCGCTATGCGGACCTGATCATCCCGGAAGGCGGCCACAATAAAGTTGCCATCGATGTCATGGTGCGCTCAGTCAAAGCCCTCATTGAAGATTAG
- a CDS encoding YbaK/EbsC family protein, whose translation MSVERVKEYFLREYGLDQIVQETEESSGTVPEAARAIGTEECRIAKTLSFFVGESVVLVVVAGDARVDNRKYKDTFGTKAKMLPFERTEELTGHAAGGVCPFAVPEGVQVYLDESLRRFPSVYPAAGSANSHVEMTMSQLDQFIPHSRWVDVTKIPETDLSE comes from the coding sequence ATGTCCGTTGAACGAGTAAAGGAATATTTTTTAAGAGAATACGGTCTGGATCAGATCGTTCAGGAAACGGAGGAATCCTCCGGTACGGTACCGGAAGCCGCCCGGGCGATTGGTACGGAAGAATGCCGCATTGCCAAGACCCTGTCGTTTTTTGTCGGGGAAAGCGTTGTGCTGGTCGTCGTAGCAGGCGATGCGAGAGTGGATAACCGAAAGTACAAGGATACGTTTGGAACCAAGGCGAAAATGCTGCCCTTCGAGCGGACCGAAGAACTGACGGGACACGCCGCCGGCGGAGTCTGCCCCTTCGCCGTGCCCGAAGGCGTACAGGTATACCTGGATGAATCCCTGCGGCGCTTCCCTTCGGTATATCCGGCTGCCGGCTCCGCCAACAGCCATGTCGAGATGACCATGTCCCAGCTCGATCAGTTCATTCCCCACAGTCGCTGGGTTGATGTGACCAAAATTCCGGAGACCGATTTGTCAGAATAA
- a CDS encoding ATPase, T2SS/T4P/T4SS family — MENRFHELLTACRGRGVSDILLREDDVLHYRLRDEILPGTGCVGRELMQWLFASISPGERVREGNGSLDSDLAYEYKGRYRINRYTSEGKLCATIRIIKDQIPTLTELGVNPGLPDHLASRRGLSLVVGKTGSGKSTTMAAVLSELLRVRPWHLITLEDPVEYRLDPGKGLVTQRESGRDFLTFQEGIRSALRQSPDFMMIGEIRDTASMRAVLEAAEAGIGVIATLHSLGAGTTLARILQMFPGSERDFVRFQLGETINFIQSQILRKNENGMELDYELLLGTQAVRNTISEGHFNQLENLIFLGQRQGMRGFQTPNDRNQGAKLNR; from the coding sequence GTGGAGAACAGATTTCATGAACTGCTGACGGCGTGCAGGGGGCGGGGAGTATCAGATATCCTGCTGCGGGAGGATGACGTACTGCATTACCGGCTGCGGGATGAAATATTGCCTGGGACGGGCTGTGTCGGCCGGGAGCTTATGCAGTGGCTGTTTGCATCGATCAGTCCCGGGGAACGGGTGCGGGAGGGGAATGGCAGTCTGGACTCGGATCTGGCCTATGAGTATAAAGGACGATATCGGATCAACCGATATACCTCAGAGGGAAAGCTTTGTGCCACGATCCGGATCATTAAGGATCAGATTCCGACCTTGACCGAGCTGGGCGTAAATCCAGGGCTGCCGGACCATCTGGCATCGCGTCGGGGGCTAAGTCTGGTGGTAGGGAAAACGGGTTCGGGCAAGAGTACTACCATGGCAGCCGTGCTGTCCGAGCTGCTGCGGGTCCGCCCCTGGCACCTGATTACCCTGGAGGACCCGGTGGAATATCGGCTCGATCCGGGGAAGGGACTGGTCACTCAGCGGGAATCAGGACGAGATTTCCTGACGTTTCAGGAAGGTATTCGCAGTGCGCTGAGGCAAAGTCCGGATTTCATGATGATTGGTGAAATCCGGGACACGGCCAGCATGCGGGCGGTCCTGGAAGCCGCGGAGGCAGGCATCGGAGTCATTGCCACGCTGCACTCCCTGGGCGCGGGGACGACTCTGGCAAGAATCCTGCAGATGTTTCCCGGATCCGAGCGGGATTTTGTCCGGTTCCAGCTGGGCGAGACCATCAATTTCATTCAGAGTCAGATTCTGCGAAAAAACGAAAACGGCATGGAACTGGATTATGAACTGCTGCTGGGAACTCAGGCTGTTCGCAACACAATATCTGAGGGACACTTCAATCAGCTGGAAAATTTGATTTTCCTGGGTCAGCGCCAGGGCATGAGGGGATTTCAAACCCCGAACGATCGAAACCAGGGAGCGAAATTGAACCGCTAA
- a CDS encoding glycosyltransferase family 2 protein, whose product MEFLGRAFISLMHIINYLAVAVSSYYIFLTLFSLYQKKRKQLEDGNRRFAVVIAAHNESQVIRQSVESCLRMDYPKELFDVYVIADNCNDNTKEIASQAGAAVFERFNKTEVGKGYALQWFFDQLLKMNKGYRTCVILDADNLVHPSFLKEMNKKMNQGYKVVQGYLDSKNPDDTYLTGCISMEFWISNRMLKLSRDNLGLSAQLGGTGFAVDTDILEHYGWDATCLTEDLEFTCKLCLNGYKVGWAHEAIIYDEKPLTMAASWRQRKRWMQGFADVFTQYFFPLMNKGIRTGSMIMIDCAFYSIQPILLIIFGISAGYGILYNLYYLQDTIRQMALLNLGRILSLKEMLYAAGQILQLLLIPFILWLDKKLSLRNLMYYALLPLYIPTWMPIAILGILHKNRKEWDHTEHVRAIHIDQIDKV is encoded by the coding sequence ATGGAATTTCTGGGAAGAGCTTTTATAAGCCTGATGCATATTATCAACTATCTGGCGGTAGCCGTTTCATCATATTATATATTTCTGACACTGTTTTCACTGTATCAGAAAAAGCGTAAACAGCTGGAAGACGGTAATCGGAGATTTGCCGTTGTCATCGCCGCCCATAATGAGTCTCAGGTGATCCGGCAGAGCGTCGAATCCTGCCTGAGGATGGACTATCCCAAAGAGCTGTTCGATGTCTATGTGATTGCAGACAACTGCAATGATAATACCAAAGAAATCGCTTCTCAGGCCGGCGCGGCCGTCTTTGAGCGGTTCAATAAGACAGAAGTCGGGAAGGGATATGCCCTGCAGTGGTTTTTCGACCAGCTGCTGAAAATGAATAAGGGTTATCGGACCTGTGTGATCCTGGATGCCGATAATCTGGTTCACCCCTCATTCCTGAAGGAAATGAACAAGAAGATGAACCAGGGTTACAAAGTTGTTCAAGGGTACCTGGATTCGAAAAACCCGGATGATACGTACCTGACAGGCTGTATTTCCATGGAATTCTGGATCTCCAACCGGATGCTCAAGCTTTCCCGGGACAATCTGGGGCTGTCCGCTCAGCTGGGTGGAACAGGCTTTGCCGTCGATACGGATATTCTGGAGCATTACGGCTGGGATGCGACCTGTCTGACGGAAGATCTCGAGTTTACCTGCAAGCTTTGCCTCAACGGTTACAAGGTCGGCTGGGCGCATGAAGCCATTATCTATGATGAGAAACCATTGACCATGGCAGCCAGCTGGCGCCAGCGCAAGCGCTGGATGCAGGGATTTGCCGACGTCTTTACCCAATATTTCTTCCCGTTAATGAACAAAGGGATCCGGACCGGAAGCATGATCATGATTGACTGTGCCTTTTACTCCATTCAGCCGATCCTTCTGATTATATTCGGGATCAGTGCCGGTTACGGCATCCTGTACAATCTCTACTATCTGCAGGATACCATTCGGCAAATGGCTTTACTGAATCTGGGTCGAATCTTGTCCCTGAAGGAAATGCTCTATGCCGCCGGACAGATTCTGCAGCTGCTGCTGATCCCGTTCATTCTGTGGCTTGATAAGAAACTGAGCCTGCGCAATCTGATGTACTATGCACTCCTGCCGTTGTATATTCCCACCTGGATGCCCATTGCCATCCTGGGAATTCTCCACAAGAACCGAAAAGAGTGGGATCATACGGAACATGTCCGGGCAATCCACATCGACCAGATCGATAAGGTCTGA
- the pilM gene encoding pilus assembly protein PilM: protein MAMDQFLTGLDLGSYYIKASAITGRNGDIIFSAYGESHGIEDGQVTDSVRLLSSIRSVLRQLEIKTGAPVTDVFLNVDTAYTRQESSRGSAGLKQGTVSEKDMLNAVKSSMRVAKTSEERICDVLIGDYKVDGVGYANPVGAKGGLIDVTSQTILCDESTLEGQARVLDNDGIRVIGTGLSVHGMANLMMTRSQRYHGALLIDSGHRKTDLVVLRNNRIVYSETIPLGGRNITKDLSIVLKISMNEAEELKKQFGTGQLSKNHPKFDLIREVVSARATEIVGLCRKAFQNYPQWNEIDMALVYGGGLCGFAQIEELVEDGIPISTNYITSDIIKSDDIFSLNATGVAYNMIHELQSVLIAQMWEKEEELEEADESAGAYFSVFDKVRQKATKSVKDIIRLDEEDEAVEPTRRPKTHDDFRKKASENSFGTKLKKLFGIE from the coding sequence ATGGCAATGGATCAATTTTTAACCGGTCTCGATCTGGGATCGTATTATATCAAAGCATCCGCCATCACCGGACGGAACGGGGACATTATATTTTCAGCTTACGGTGAATCGCACGGGATAGAGGATGGACAGGTGACCGATTCAGTACGCCTCCTGTCATCCATTCGCAGTGTACTGCGCCAGCTTGAAATCAAGACCGGAGCGCCGGTGACCGACGTTTTTCTGAACGTTGATACGGCTTACACCAGACAGGAGTCAAGCAGAGGATCTGCCGGACTCAAACAGGGTACGGTCTCTGAAAAAGACATGCTCAATGCAGTAAAGAGTTCCATGCGGGTGGCCAAAACCTCGGAGGAACGGATCTGTGACGTGCTGATCGGTGACTACAAGGTGGACGGCGTCGGGTATGCCAATCCCGTCGGAGCCAAGGGCGGTCTCATTGACGTTACATCCCAGACGATTCTGTGTGATGAGTCAACGCTGGAAGGCCAGGCCAGAGTCCTGGACAATGACGGAATCCGCGTCATCGGCACCGGGCTGTCCGTGCACGGCATGGCCAATCTTATGATGACCAGAAGCCAGCGGTACCACGGAGCGCTCCTGATCGATTCCGGCCACCGCAAAACGGACCTGGTTGTGCTGAGAAACAACCGGATTGTTTACTCGGAAACCATCCCTCTGGGGGGGCGCAATATTACCAAGGACTTATCCATTGTTCTGAAAATCAGCATGAATGAAGCCGAAGAATTGAAAAAGCAGTTCGGCACCGGCCAGCTCAGCAAGAACCATCCCAAGTTCGACCTGATCCGGGAAGTCGTATCCGCCCGGGCCACGGAAATCGTCGGATTGTGCCGCAAAGCTTTCCAGAATTATCCGCAGTGGAATGAAATTGATATGGCTCTGGTCTACGGCGGCGGACTTTGCGGGTTTGCTCAGATCGAGGAACTGGTAGAAGATGGGATTCCAATATCCACAAATTACATTACATCTGATATAATCAAGAGCGACGACATTTTTTCCCTGAATGCCACTGGCGTAGCTTATAATATGATCCATGAGCTGCAATCGGTGCTTATTGCACAGATGTGGGAAAAAGAGGAGGAGCTGGAAGAAGCGGATGAATCCGCCGGCGCCTACTTCTCCGTATTTGACAAGGTCCGCCAGAAGGCGACAAAGTCCGTGAAAGATATCATCCGGCTGGATGAGGAAGACGAAGCGGTCGAACCGACGCGCCGTCCCAAAACTCATGATGATTTCAGGAAAAAAGCCAGCGAAAACAGTTTCGGCACAAAATTAAAAAAATTATTCGGAATAGAATAG
- the ftsZ gene encoding cell division protein FtsZ, translated as MLDFDLEVTGPANIKVVGCGGGGNNAVNRMIMEGLANVDFISVNTDKQALSQSNASHKIQIGEKLTKGLGAGANPEIGQKAAEESKEEIESALKGADMVFITAGMGGGTGTGAAPIVAEIAKSMGILTVGVVTKPFHFEGKARMKNAEIGIENLKSKVDSLVTIPNERLLLIVDKKTSFKEAFRKADEVLHQGVQGITDLITDNGLINLDFNDVRAIMLNRGVAHMGVGYGKGDNKATDAVKAAISSPLLETSINGATGILLNVTGGEDLSLLEINEAAEVVKEAADPDANIIFGAVIDPELNDEVKITVLATGFEKDFKSQKAQVSEKKEEAKPFAAKPAERAEAPSYRSESSYRDESRRPEPTYRPEEEEEEQIEIPAFLRNRR; from the coding sequence ATGTTAGATTTTGATCTTGAAGTAACAGGCCCGGCAAATATAAAAGTAGTTGGATGCGGCGGCGGCGGAAACAATGCGGTTAACCGCATGATCATGGAAGGACTTGCCAACGTTGACTTTATTTCAGTCAACACGGACAAGCAGGCGCTGTCCCAGTCCAACGCGTCACATAAAATCCAGATCGGTGAAAAGCTCACCAAGGGTCTTGGCGCAGGAGCCAATCCGGAAATCGGACAGAAAGCGGCGGAAGAGTCCAAGGAAGAAATTGAATCCGCACTCAAAGGGGCCGACATGGTCTTTATAACGGCCGGTATGGGCGGCGGAACCGGAACCGGTGCTGCACCCATTGTTGCGGAGATCGCAAAATCCATGGGCATCCTGACCGTGGGCGTAGTTACCAAACCCTTCCATTTCGAAGGAAAAGCCAGAATGAAGAATGCCGAAATCGGCATTGAAAACCTCAAGAGCAAAGTGGACTCACTGGTTACCATCCCCAATGAGCGCCTGCTTCTGATTGTCGATAAGAAAACTTCCTTCAAGGAAGCTTTCCGCAAGGCGGATGAAGTCCTGCACCAGGGCGTTCAGGGAATCACTGACCTGATCACAGACAACGGACTGATCAACCTGGACTTCAATGACGTTCGCGCCATTATGCTCAACCGCGGCGTTGCCCACATGGGCGTCGGCTACGGCAAGGGCGACAACAAGGCAACGGATGCCGTCAAGGCTGCCATTTCCTCCCCGCTGCTGGAAACCTCCATCAACGGAGCAACAGGCATTCTGCTCAATGTTACGGGCGGAGAAGACCTGTCCCTGCTGGAAATCAATGAAGCGGCCGAAGTCGTCAAGGAAGCCGCTGACCCGGATGCCAACATCATCTTTGGTGCGGTCATCGATCCAGAACTGAATGACGAAGTCAAAATCACGGTTCTCGCAACCGGATTCGAAAAGGATTTTAAGTCCCAGAAGGCGCAGGTCTCCGAGAAGAAGGAAGAGGCCAAGCCCTTTGCCGCCAAGCCGGCAGAACGGGCAGAAGCTCCGTCCTACCGCAGTGAATCATCCTACCGGGATGAATCCAGACGGCCGGAACCAACCTATCGTCCGGAAGAAGAAGAGGAAGAACAGATCGAAATCCCTGCATTCCTCAGAAATCGCAGATAA
- the nrdR gene encoding transcriptional regulator NrdR: MKCPYCGYLESKVIDTRPTEDGSSIRRRRECLDCTRRYTTYEKVETLPILVIKKDESREPFDKNKIISGLVRATQKRPVSMQQMENLADDIERSISNKMISEVTTDEIGNMVMERLKTVDEVAYVRFASVYRQFKDISTFFEEIKSLMGKEMDPME; this comes from the coding sequence ATGAAATGCCCTTATTGCGGTTACCTCGAGAGCAAAGTCATTGATACCAGACCGACTGAAGATGGATCTTCCATCCGCCGCCGGCGCGAATGCCTGGACTGCACCCGACGGTACACGACCTACGAGAAAGTTGAAACATTACCGATCCTGGTCATCAAGAAAGATGAATCCAGAGAACCGTTTGATAAGAACAAGATCATCAGCGGCCTGGTGCGGGCGACTCAGAAGCGTCCGGTGTCCATGCAGCAGATGGAGAATCTTGCCGACGACATTGAGCGCAGCATCTCCAATAAAATGATCTCGGAAGTCACCACGGATGAAATCGGCAACATGGTGATGGAGCGGCTGAAAACCGTGGACGAGGTGGCATATGTTCGCTTTGCTTCCGTGTATCGGCAGTTCAAGGACATCAGTACTTTCTTCGAGGAGATCAAATCCCTGATGGGGAAAGAAATGGATCCAATGGAATAA
- a CDS encoding response regulator transcription factor translates to MAEKILIIDDEEHIIELIRYNLEASGYTTSSAGNGIDGLMLAKQEKPDLILLDLMLPGLDGLEVCKRMRSDDQLKSVPIIMLTAKSEEIDKILGLELGADDYITKPFSVRELTARVKAMLRRANPQEPQADILRFSDVEVDFLKHEVKKNGIKVELTLKEFELLDILIKNNGKVLTRDVLLDKIWGYEYVGETRTVDVHIRHLRQKLEEDDKNPRHIETVRGIGYRFNNDETP, encoded by the coding sequence ATGGCAGAAAAAATACTCATCATTGACGATGAAGAACATATTATTGAACTGATCCGTTATAATCTGGAAGCATCCGGTTATACGACGAGTTCAGCCGGCAACGGCATTGACGGCCTCATGCTGGCAAAACAGGAGAAACCGGATTTAATTCTTCTGGATCTCATGCTGCCCGGACTGGACGGACTGGAAGTCTGCAAGCGGATGCGCTCAGACGACCAGCTTAAGTCCGTCCCCATTATCATGCTCACCGCCAAGTCCGAGGAAATTGACAAAATTCTGGGTCTGGAACTGGGCGCTGACGACTATATCACGAAGCCTTTTTCTGTTCGGGAACTGACGGCCCGCGTCAAAGCAATGCTGCGCCGGGCGAACCCACAGGAACCGCAGGCTGACATTCTGCGGTTCAGTGATGTAGAAGTGGATTTCCTTAAGCATGAAGTCAAGAAGAACGGAATCAAGGTCGAACTGACCCTCAAGGAATTCGAACTGCTTGATATCCTGATAAAGAACAATGGAAAAGTACTGACCCGCGACGTCCTGCTGGATAAAATCTGGGGCTATGAATACGTTGGGGAAACCCGGACGGTCGATGTCCACATCCGCCATCTGCGCCAGAAGCTGGAAGAGGATGACAAGAATCCCCGCCATATTGAGACGGTGCGGGGAATCGGCTATCGCTTCAACAACGACGAAACGCCGTGA
- a CDS encoding ATP-binding protein — protein sequence MKTRFQIALIALSACLAIGASGFFYFFGRNQIHQAEQNRLLTSARQAAASYDGSNFPELTRTLSEQGIHEFVLRDSQMVASTEGAPIPILTSETLLRLLEQPQGSSILVSGETSYLAAFATTSQGERIILAEQANRIQSSLAALRNETLMLGIILVLLGAGLTLYLSRNLAKPIDQLTLATQRIAEGELSYRVQVNELTDLEPLANHFNTIADRLEGTILDSMNHQNQLDAILGSMNSGVIAVDQNNRIIIFNAFARKIFGIYNEAIGKDIHSVIRNTDLDQMLTLSDQYQELTLKRTGTVVRFKTTELITDRNFHRGKVTVLSDISDLKKLEQMRSQFVANVSHELKTPLTSIKGFAETLRDVENPATRNKFLDIIDQETERLSRLIEDILSLSAIENQERRGTEIIDAVEATVSGLHLLEVQAKNKNIDLSLTVKGEPAFLGDDDLYRQMLINLVENAIKYSEAHAKVKVRLEEEQDIIVLSVQDTGPGIPEEHLPRLFERFYRVDQARDRAKGGTGLGLAIVKHIAISFGGSIQVQSTVGEGTTFLVQLPSYRKPNRSPGTKIQAIKFNG from the coding sequence GTGAAAACCAGGTTTCAGATCGCGCTGATCGCACTGAGCGCGTGTCTTGCCATAGGTGCATCGGGTTTTTTCTATTTTTTCGGTCGAAACCAAATCCATCAGGCAGAGCAAAACCGGCTGTTAACCTCGGCCCGACAGGCCGCCGCAAGCTACGATGGTTCTAATTTTCCGGAGTTGACCAGGACTCTGTCCGAACAGGGAATTCATGAATTTGTGCTCAGGGACAGCCAGATGGTGGCTTCCACGGAAGGCGCACCGATTCCGATTCTGACCAGCGAGACCTTATTGCGCCTGTTGGAACAGCCCCAGGGAAGCTCCATTCTGGTCAGTGGCGAGACTTCCTATCTGGCAGCATTTGCCACGACTTCTCAAGGGGAACGAATCATTCTGGCAGAACAGGCAAATCGAATTCAGTCGAGTCTGGCTGCTTTGCGCAATGAAACTCTGATGTTAGGAATAATTCTGGTGTTGCTGGGAGCGGGTCTGACGTTGTACCTTTCCCGGAATCTGGCAAAGCCCATTGATCAGCTGACGCTGGCCACTCAGCGCATCGCCGAGGGGGAACTGTCTTACCGGGTTCAGGTCAATGAACTGACGGATCTGGAGCCACTGGCAAATCATTTCAATACCATCGCCGACCGTCTGGAAGGAACAATCCTGGATTCCATGAATCATCAGAACCAGCTGGACGCGATTCTTGGTTCCATGAACTCAGGCGTCATTGCCGTGGATCAGAACAACCGGATCATCATCTTCAATGCCTTTGCCCGCAAAATCTTCGGGATCTACAATGAAGCCATCGGCAAGGACATCCACAGCGTGATCCGCAATACAGATCTTGATCAGATGCTGACCCTGTCCGACCAGTATCAGGAACTGACTTTGAAGCGCACCGGAACGGTCGTCCGCTTCAAGACAACGGAACTGATCACGGATCGGAATTTTCACCGCGGCAAAGTGACCGTACTGTCGGATATCAGCGATCTGAAGAAACTGGAGCAAATGCGCAGCCAGTTTGTGGCCAATGTTTCCCATGAACTCAAAACACCGCTGACCTCCATCAAAGGATTTGCCGAAACCTTGCGCGATGTGGAAAATCCAGCGACACGCAATAAGTTCCTGGATATCATCGATCAGGAAACCGAGCGGCTGAGCCGGCTGATCGAAGATATCTTATCCCTGTCCGCCATTGAGAATCAGGAACGCCGGGGCACCGAAATCATCGATGCTGTGGAAGCCACCGTTTCCGGTCTGCACTTGCTGGAAGTTCAGGCGAAGAACAAGAACATCGACCTGTCGCTGACTGTAAAAGGCGAGCCCGCATTTTTAGGAGATGACGATCTCTATCGGCAGATGCTCATTAATCTGGTGGAGAATGCCATCAAATACTCTGAAGCGCATGCCAAAGTGAAGGTGCGTCTGGAGGAAGAGCAGGACATCATTGTGCTGTCTGTGCAGGATACCGGTCCGGGCATTCCGGAAGAGCACCTGCCGCGGCTGTTTGAACGGTTCTACCGCGTGGATCAGGCTCGAGACCGGGCCAAAGGCGGAACCGGCCTGGGGCTGGCCATTGTCAAGCATATAGCCATCTCATTCGGCGGCTCAATCCAGGTCCAGTCCACCGTCGGAGAAGGCACGACCTTTCTGGTTCAGCTTCCGTCCTACCGTAAACCAAACCGGTCGCCAGGAACTAAAATTCAGGCCATTAAATTCAATGGTTAA
- a CDS encoding PstS family phosphate ABC transporter substrate-binding protein produces MKKNRIAAILASCVVAATVAGCTPAANNTTAGGTTPGTTEGTTTSAQLTGKIETDGSSTVFPLSEAVIEEYVKVQPKLTVTASPSGSSAGIERLINGEIDIAASSRKIKDQEIETAKAKGIEIVELQVGIDGIAVVANKNNPVNEMTFEDLKAIFGKDSVLKTWKEANAAFPDVALSLFAPGTSSGTYEYFTEKALETKNEQRASDVQVSEDDNVLVTGVAGSEGGLGYFGFTYYEENMDKLKAMKINGVEATKETILDGTYPLARPIFLYVSKKAVAEKPEVKDFLTFYLDNAIQLAEEVQMVPATQATIDASKAALTK; encoded by the coding sequence ATGAAGAAGAATCGAATTGCAGCAATCCTCGCGTCATGCGTCGTTGCAGCCACAGTAGCAGGATGTACTCCAGCTGCCAATAATACCACTGCCGGCGGAACCACTCCAGGAACCACCGAGGGAACTACAACTTCGGCTCAGCTGACCGGAAAAATTGAAACGGATGGATCGTCCACGGTCTTCCCGCTGTCCGAAGCTGTCATCGAAGAGTACGTCAAAGTTCAGCCAAAGCTGACTGTAACGGCGTCCCCCTCCGGATCTTCAGCGGGGATTGAACGCCTGATCAATGGAGAAATCGACATCGCCGCTTCTTCCAGAAAAATCAAGGACCAGGAAATTGAAACAGCCAAAGCCAAAGGCATTGAGATCGTAGAACTTCAGGTCGGCATCGACGGAATCGCAGTAGTTGCCAATAAGAACAACCCGGTGAATGAAATGACCTTCGAAGACCTGAAAGCGATCTTTGGCAAGGATTCGGTCTTAAAGACCTGGAAGGAAGCCAATGCGGCATTCCCTGATGTTGCGCTGTCCTTGTTCGCTCCTGGTACTTCTTCCGGCACCTATGAGTATTTCACGGAGAAAGCCCTGGAAACGAAAAATGAGCAGAGAGCCTCTGATGTTCAGGTATCAGAAGATGACAATGTACTGGTTACCGGTGTTGCCGGATCCGAAGGCGGTCTTGGTTACTTCGGATTCACCTACTACGAAGAAAACATGGATAAGCTCAAGGCAATGAAAATCAATGGGGTGGAAGCGACTAAGGAAACGATCCTGGACGGAACCTACCCGCTGGCTCGCCCAATCTTCCTTTATGTCAGCAAGAAAGCGGTCGCCGAAAAGCCGGAAGTTAAGGATTTCCTGACCTTCTACCTTGACAATGCGATCCAGCTGGCCGAAGAAGTGCAGATGGTACCGGCTACCCAGGCCACCATTGATGCTTCCAAAGCTGCTCTTACCAAGTAG
- the pstC gene encoding phosphate ABC transporter permease subunit PstC, whose product MEQRSTLTGKSRFRLNEAIIENIIRVFTIATILITAMIIYTLVSEAATFFSHVSLNQFLLDNTWLPLFSPGRFGIWPLVVGTFSVAFYSMLVAIPLGLGSAVFLSEYAHPNVRAVIKPILEVLAGIPSIVYGFFALNYITPLLQTLVPSTEIFNIMSAAIAVGMMILPLVASLSEDAMNAVPNAMRNGAYALGATKLEVAMKIVIPAARSGIISSFILAVSRAVGETMIVAIAAGSKPMMTFNPFKSIQTMTGYMVATSTGELGVGTIQYQSIYAVGIVLFLMTLLLNLIARQFVSNKRRG is encoded by the coding sequence ATGGAACAACGATCCACTCTGACCGGAAAATCCAGGTTTCGGCTCAATGAAGCCATCATCGAGAACATCATCCGGGTGTTTACCATTGCCACGATCCTGATCACGGCGATGATCATCTATACATTGGTCTCGGAAGCGGCGACTTTCTTCTCACATGTATCTCTCAATCAATTTCTGCTGGATAATACCTGGCTGCCGCTGTTCAGCCCGGGGCGGTTCGGAATCTGGCCCCTGGTCGTCGGAACCTTCAGCGTGGCGTTTTATTCCATGCTGGTAGCCATTCCACTGGGACTGGGCAGCGCGGTATTCCTGTCGGAATACGCTCACCCCAATGTCCGGGCGGTCATTAAGCCGATCCTTGAGGTGTTGGCGGGGATTCCATCCATTGTTTACGGCTTTTTCGCCCTGAACTATATAACACCGCTGCTGCAGACGCTGGTGCCATCCACTGAAATCTTCAACATCATGTCGGCAGCCATCGCCGTGGGCATGATGATTCTGCCCCTGGTGGCTTCACTGTCAGAGGATGCCATGAACGCGGTTCCCAATGCCATGCGCAACGGAGCCTACGCGCTGGGCGCAACCAAGCTGGAGGTTGCCATGAAGATTGTGATTCCGGCTGCCCGCTCCGGCATTATCTCCTCCTTTATTCTGGCGGTGTCCAGAGCGGTGGGGGAGACCATGATCGTTGCCATTGCTGCCGGATCCAAACCGATGATGACCTTCAACCCATTCAAGTCCATCCAGACGATGACGGGGTACATGGTAGCCACCAGTACCGGAGAGCTTGGAGTAGGCACGATCCAGTACCAGTCCATCTACGCGGTGGGCATTGTGTTGTTCTTAATGACGCTGCTGCTCAATCTGATTGCCCGGCAGTTCGTATCCAATAAACGGAGGGGATAA